From the genome of Streptomyces sp. V2I9:
CACCGGTTCGTCCGGCTCTCGGGTGGCTCGCGCCGCTGTACCGGAGTGACCCGGTACGGCCTCGTCAAACCTGCGAGCCACCACCCGTGGGCCCCGCCGCCCTCCGCGCGGGTCGTCGTACGCTGCATTCCTCGTTCCGCCCACGCCGGCCGGGGCGCACGCACACCGGGTCGTCCGGGAAGGGAGCCGTGATGGCCGCACAGCCGCAGGCCGAAGCGACCGTGGCGGAGGTCATGGCCGAGCTGGCCGAACTGGAGGACCCACGGGCCCGCGCGGTGAACGAGAGGCACGTCGCCTGGTCCGCCGACCCCGACCCCGTCGTCGCGAGCGCGGGCTGGGCGCTCACCACCGAGCGGGTGGGGAAGAGGCCCGAGGGCCTCGACCTTCCGGGACTGCTCGATGTCATCGAGGCGGGGATGAAGGACGCTCCGGACCGTCTCCAGTGGGCGATGAACCACTGCCTGGCCCGGATCGGCATCGACCACCCCGCGCTCCGTGCCCGCGCCGTCGGCATCGGCGAACGTCTGGAGGTGCTCAAGGACCACCCGACCTCCGCGGGCTGCACGTCCCCGTACGCGCCGGACTGGATCGCCGAGATGGTGCGGCGGCAGGACGCCCGGTAGGACCCGCCCCGGCGGCCGTCGTCCACCGGGTCCGCCACGGTCTCAGCGCGGGCCGGCGGCCCGCGGCACCTCGTGATGACCCCGGTGGACGGGCTCCCGGTGGATGGGCTCCGCACCCCCGGTCAGCGGCCTGCCCGTGCCGCCGCGCCGGGCCGCGACGATCTCCGCCGCGATGGACAGGGCCGTCTCCTCGGGCGTACGGGCGCCGAGGTCCAGCCCGATGGGCGACCGCAGCCTCGCCAGCTCGTCGTCGCTCAGGCCGGCCTCGCGCAGCCGCCGGGTGCGGTCCTCGTGGGTGCGGCGCGATCCCATCGCTCCCACGAAGGCGGCGGGCGTCCGCAGCGCCTCGGTGAGCAGCGGCACGTCGAACCGGGCCTCGTGCGTGAGTACGCACAGCACGGTGCGCCCGTCGGTCGGGGTGCGCCGAAGGTAGCGGTGGGGCCAGTCGACGACGACCTCGTCCGCCTCGGGGAACCGGGCGGGGGTGGCGAAGACGGGCCGGGCGTCGCACACCGTCACATGATGGCCGAGAAACTTTCCGGCCCGTACCAGCGCCGCCGCGAAGTCGACCGCGCCGAAGACGATCATGCGGGGCGGCTCCACGCTGCACTCGACGAGCAGGGTGAGCCCGCCGGGGCAGTGCGAGCCGTCCTCGGGGAGGGCGACCGTGCCGGTGCGGCCGGTGTCGAGCAGGGCCGCCGCCTCGGCAGCCGCCGTACGGTCCAGCGCCGGGTGGCCGCCGAGCCCGCCCTCGTGGGAGCCGTCCGCGCGGACGAGCAGCGAGCGGCCCAGCAGCGCGTCCGGTCCCGCGGCCACCCGGGCGAGGGCCGTCGCCGCTCCGGAGGCCGCGGCGGACAGCGCGGTCCGCAGCACCGCACGCTGCGGCGCGTCGGCCCGTACCGGCGTGACCATGATGTCGAGGACCCCGCCGCAGGTCAGTCCCACGGCGAAGGCGTCCTCGTCGCTGTAGCCGAACCGTTCGCACACGGTCCGGCCGTCCTGGAGGGCCTGCGCGCACAGTTCGTAGACCGCGCCCTCCACACAGCCGCCGGAGACCGAACCGATCGCGGTCCCCTCACTGTCCACGGCAAGGGCGGCACCGGGACCGCGCGGCGCGCTGCCGCCGACGGAGACGACGGTACCGACGGCGAACTCCCGGCCCTCCTCGATCCACCGGTGCAGCTCGCCCGCGATGTCAAGCACCCACCGCTCCCCCGGCGGGGCCAGGCGTTCCCGCCGTGAGGACCCGGTCGGGGCGGATCGGCAGGTGCCGGTGGCGTACGCCCGTGGCGTGGTGGACCGCGTTGGCGACGGCCGCCGCCGCGCCCACGATGCCGATCTCGCCGACGCCCTTGATGCCGACGGGGTCCTCCGGGTCGTGGTCGTCCACCCAGTCCGCCTCGATGTCCGGGACGTCGGCGTGGGTGGCGACGTGGTATCCGGCGAGGTCGGGGGCATAGTGACCGCCGGTGTTCCGGTCGCGGACCGCCTCCTCGTGCAGGGCCATGGAGATGCCCCACGTCATACCGCCGAGGAGTTGGTTGCGGGCGGTGAGCGGGTTGACGATCCGGCCGGCCGCGAAGACGCCGAGCATGCGGCGCACCCGGATCTCGCCGGTGGCGGTGTCCACGGCGACCTCGGCGAACTGGGCCCCGTAGGAGTGCCGTTCCTTGCGCGCGAGGGACCCGAGGGCCTCGGTGGTGTCGGACCGCACCGTGATGCCCTCCGGCGGGATGCCGGTGGTCGTCGCGAGCCGTTCGCGCAGTTCGGCGGCGGCCGCCGTGACCGCCCAGGCCCAGGAGCGGGTGCCCATGGACCCCCCGGCGATCATCGCGGGGCCGAAGTCGCTGTCGCCGATGCGGACCCGGACGCGGTCGGGCGCGGTCTCCAGCGCGTCGGCGGCGATCAGGGTGAGCGCGGTGCGGGCTCCGGTCCCGATGTCGGCGGCGGTGATCCGCACGGTGAAGGAGCCGTCCGCCTGCGCCGTGACCAAGGCCGTGGACGGGGCGGCTCCGGCACCGAAGGAGGCCGCCGCCGTGCCGGTGCCCAGCAGCCACCGCCCCTCGCGCCGGACGCCGGGGCGCGGGTCGCGGTCCGCCCAGCCGAAGCGGCGCGCGCCCTCGCGGAAGCAGGCCGCCAGGTTGCGGCTGCCGAACGGCAGGCCGGAGACCGGGCCGGTCTCCGGCTCGTTGCGCAGGCGCAGGTCGATGGGGTCGAGGCCGGCACGTTCGGCGAGTTCGTCGAGGGCGGTCTCGATGGCGAACGACCCCGGAGCCTCGCCCGGCGCCCGCATCCAGGTCGGCGACGGCACGTCCAGCCGGACGACGTGGTTGGCGGTGTGGTGGGCCTCGGCGTCGTACATCACGCGGGCGACGCCCGCGCTGGGCTCGACGAACTCGTACACCGTGGAGGTCTGGTTCAGCGAGCGGTGTTCCAGGGCGAGCAGCCGGCCGTCGGGGGCGGCGCCGAGCCTGACACGCTGGGCGGTGGGGCTGCGGTAGCCGGCCAGCGAGAACATCTGACGCCGCGTCAGCACCACGCGTACCGGGCGTCGCAGGGCGGTGGCGGCCATCACGGCGGACACCTGGTGGGCGCGGAGCCCCTTGCTGCCGAAGCCGCCCCCGATGTGTTCGGAGCGCACCCGCACGGCGGAGGCGTCGAGCGAGAACATCGCGGCCAGCTCGCTCCGGACCCAGCCGGCCCCCTGGTTGGAGTCGACGACCTCCAGCCGGCCGCCGTCCCACCGGGCGGTGGCGGCGTGCGGCTCCATCATGCTGTGCTGCTCTTCGGGGGTGGTGTACTCCTCGTCCACGACGAACGCGGACGCGGCCAGCCGTGCCTCCAGGTCGCCCTTCCCGGTCTCGGCCGCCATATGACCGGCGGCGGCGTAGGCGCCGGGGTGGTCGGCCACGAGCACGGTGTCGTGGGGCTCCTGGTCGTACGTCACCACGAGCGCCTCGGCGGCCTCGCGGGCCACTTCGGGGGTCTCGGCGACGACGAGCGCGACCGGCCAGCCCGCGAACGGCACCCGGTCGTCCTGGAGGACGGCGGAGGCCGGGTCCGGTGGGACGCCGAGCATGCCGATGTAATCGGTGTTCAGGCGGGGGGCGTTGCCGTGGTGCAGCACGGCGAGCACGCCCGGCATGTCGAGGACCGGGGCGGTCTCCACCGTACGGATGCGGCCACGGGCGACCGTGGACAGCACGAGCCAGCCGTGGGCCAGGTCCGCGAACGGGAACTCCGCCGCGTAGCGGGCCGCGCCGGTGACCTTGTCGCGGCCCTCCACGCGGGTGTGGGCGACACCGACGGCTCCGCGGAGCGCGGAACGGTCCGGGGTGGCGGTCGTCATCGGGCGTCCTCCCCGGCCAGTTCGGTCAGGACGGAGACCATGAGGTTGCGCATGAGGGTCACCTTGTATCCGTTGTGGGGCAGCGGCCGGGCGGCTGCCAGTTCGGCGTCCGCGGCGGCGGCGAAGGCCGCGCCGTCCGCGTTCGCGCCGGTCAGGACGGCTTCGGCGGCACGGGCGCGCCAGGGCCGGGAGGCGACGGCTCCGAGGGCGAGGCGTGCTTCGCGTACGACGCCGTCCTCGACGACGAGCGCGGCGGCGACGGAGCCGATGGCGAAGGCGTACGAGGCGCGCTCGCGCACCTTGCGGTAGCGGGAGCGGGCGGCGGCGGGCGCGGCGGGGAGGGTGACGTGGGTGATCAGCGCGCCGGGCGGCAGGCCGGTCTCGCGGTGCGGGGTGTCTCCGACGGGGAGGTAGAAGTCGGTGATCGGGACTTCGCCGGGTCCGTCGGGGCTCTCGTAGGAGACCCGCGCGCCGAAGGCCGTCAGGGCGACGCCCATGTCGGAGGGGTGCACGGCCACGCAGTGGTCGCTCGCGCCGAGGACCGCGTGGTTGTGGTGTTCGCCCGTGACGGCGGAGCAGCCGGTGCCCGGCGCACGCTTGTTGCAGGGCGCCGCCAGGTCGGTGAAGTAGCCGCAGCGGGTGCGCTGGAGGAGGTTGCCGCCGACGGTGGCCATGTTGCGCAGCTGACCGGAGGCGCCGGCCAGCACGGCCTGGGCGAGCGCCGGGTAGCGGCGGCGGACGTCGGGGTCGGCGGCGAGGTCGCTGTTGGTGACGGTCGCCCCGATGCGCAGGCCGCCGTCCGTCGTGGGCTCGACGCGGTCCAGCGGGAGTTCGCGGATGTCCACGAGCCGGGCGGGGCGCTCCACGCCGGACTTCATCAGGTCGACGAGGTTGGTGCCGCCGCCGAGGTAGCGGGCGTCGGGGTCGGCGGCGAGCAGGGCGACCGCTCCGGTGACGTCGTGCGCTCGCCGGTAGCCGAACTCCCTCATGCGGTGGCCTCCTTCGCACCCGCGGCGCGGGTCTCGGCGTGGGTCTCGGCGGCACGGGCGACGGCCTGGACGATCGACACGTAGGCGCCGCAGCGGCACAGGTTGCCGCTCATCCGTTCGCGGATCTCCTCGGGCGTCAGCGGCTGCGGCGGCGCGTCGGGGCTCAGATCCCCGGTGACGGCGCTCGGCCGCCCGGCCGCGTGCTCCTCGATGACGGCGATGGCGGAGCAGATCTGGCCGGGCGTGCAGTAGCCGCACTGATAGCCGTCGAGGTCGAGGAACGCCTGTTGGACCGGGTGCAGCCGGTCGCCCTCGGCCACGCCTTCGATGGTGGTGATCTCGCGCCCCTCGGCCGCGACCGCGAGGGTGAGGCAGGAGACGGCGCGCCGCTGGTCCACCAGCACGGTGCAGGCGCCGCACTGCCCCTGGTCGCAGCCCTTCTTGGTGCCGGTGAGGTCGAGGCGCTCGCGCAGGGCGTCGAGCAGGGTGGTGCGGTGGTCGACGGGCAGGTGGTGCTTCTCTCCGTTGACGTTCAGGGTGATGGCACTGGACGTCGACGAGGTCGCCGGGGACATGTTCAGCCTCCTCTGGTGTCGGGGGCCAGGAGCCGGGACGTCGGCGGGTGACCGCCGGTCCCGGCCGGGAGTAAAGTGCCCTGACCGGACTGCTGTCCGCTTACCGGGAGAACGTAACGGACAACTGTCCGGTCAACAAGGACGGGTTTCGGCCATGAACCCGCGAGGAGGCACCGTGTCCCAGCCCAAGAAGGACACCCCCCTGCGTTCGGACGCGCAGCGCAACCGTGAGCGCATCCTGCGGGCCGCCACGGCCGAACTGACACAGCGCGCGGACGTCCCGCTGAGCACCATCGCCAAGAGGGCGGGCGTCGGGCAGGGCACGTTCTACCGCCACTTCCCGCACCGGGAGACGCTGGTCCTGGAGGTCTACCGCTTCGAGATGCGCCAGGTCGCGGATGCCGCCGTCGAGTTGCTGGAGACCCGCCCGCCCGAACGTGCCCTGCGCGAATGGATGGACCGCCTCGCCCGCTTCGCTCTGACGAAGGCCGGTCTGGCGGACGCGATCCGGCTGGTCACCAGCGCGCCCGGCGGCCCCGCCAAGCCCGGCCCCACCCCGGTCATGGAAGCGGCGGGGACCCTCCTGGACGCCTGTGGGGCCGCCGGCGTCGTCCGCCCCGGTGTGACTCCGGACGACTTCTTCCTCGCCATCGCCGGTCTGTGGCAGATCGATCCCCACGAGGACTGGGAGCCGAGGGCCGGCCGGCTCCTGGACCTCGTCATGGACGGCCTGCGCGCGGGAGCGCCCGGCCGGTGACCGGGTCCCCGCCCGTCGGCGGTGCCGCACCGCCGTGTGATGATGCCCCGGAAGGCGCCGGGCCGGGGGGCACGGGCGCAAGGCACGGACGGGAGCGACGAGTTGAGCAAGGGTGGGTCGTCCGTACCGGACGAGGAGTGGGAGCGGTTCCTCAGGGAGGCCGGGGCCGGAAGCCCGGATGCGCCCGAGGAACCGTCGGCGCGGGCCCGGATGGTGACGCGACGGCTTCAGGAGGAGCCCGGCCGGCAGGAGGGGTGGCGGACGTACACCCCGGCCGAACGGCCGCGCGGCAGGGGCTGGTACGCGTTCGGCCTGGCGGCCGTCGTGGTGCTGCTGATCGCGGTGGCCGTCGCCCCCGGCCGGGTCCTCGGCCTGTTCGGCGGCGACCCGGCGGACGCCACCCCGCTCGCCGCCGAGTCGGAGCGTCCGGACGGGCCGCCGGCCCGGGACGCGTCGGACCGACAGCCCACCCTGGACGAGCCGTTCCGGGGATCACCGGCCGCGCGCTGGAGCGACGGCATCGCGGGCGTCCATCTGCCGGAGGCGCGGGCGACCGGCTGGATGAGCGAGGCCGAGGTGGGTCGAGCGCTCGACCGGACGCGGGAGTTCCTCGTCGCGTCCAGCCTCGACCCCGCCGTCCTGCGCGGCGAGAGGCCCGAGAAGGCCATGGCGCTCATCAACCCGCACCAGTCGGACGTCCGGACCTACCTCGAGAAGGCGTTCAGCTCGCCCGACCGCGACAACGATCCCCTCCTGCTCTTCAGCCGCTTCCGGCCCGCCGAGGTCCGGCCGGTCGGGGACGTGGTCAAGACACGCGGCCGGGTCACCTTCCGGGAGGGGAAGAAGGGCGCGGTGGAGGTTTCCACGGACGTCACGTACGTCTACCCGGTCAGGCGCGCCTCGGGAGACGACGACGAGGTCGCGCGCACCATCGTGCGCCGCGAGACGGTGGTGAGCTGGGACGACCCGGACAAGATCGTCACCGAGCCGGGGACGTTCTCCGTGGTCTCCTACAAGCTGGACACCACCAACGGCGGCTGCGGCACCTACGACGGCTTTCTGCACCCCGCGTTCCTCGCCGAGCGCACCGGCGCCGACACGGACAGGGGCCGGGCCGTCGACCCGTACGACCGGAGCGGTCCGATCGAGCAGCGGAAGCGGGAGCCCGGCGACGAGCGCTGCGACACCGCCACCCGCTCCTGACGGCGGCCCTGTCCGCCCTGCCCGGCGGCCGGTCCGCCGCCGGTCCGTCTCCCGTGGGCGGGAAACCGAAGGGGTCCGCGACGCGTTTCCGGAGGCGGGGCGGGCCGCGGCCGGGCGAACGGGGTCGGCCGCTGCCCGGTGCTCCCGCCCGTCCGGTTCGGCCGGCCGGCGCACCACGCCCGGCCCTCACCCGATCGGCCCACCAGCGGGGCCTCCCGATCGCCAGACCTTTTGCCCCGATATGCCGCTGTACGGGAATCGGCTTAGCCTGCTGACACTGCTCGGGTAGGAGACAGCCGGCGCCGTCGGCGGAGGGCGAGCTTCCATGGCCGAACTACGCAAGAAGTCCGGATTGCTCGGTGAGTTGTCGGCCGAGTTCGCGGGCACGTTGATCCTCATCCTCTTCGGATGCGGTGTCGTGGCCCAGGTGGCGGCGGGCGGGGCCCTGACCGATCCGGCCGGCGGCCTCGGGAACCACGACAGCATCGCCTGGGCATGGGGGCTCGGCGTCACGCTGGGCGTCTACGTGGCGGCGCGGCTGAGCGGGGCGCATCTCAACCCCGCGGTGACCGTCGCCCTGGCCGCGTTCAAGGGGTTCCCCTGGAAGAAGGTGGCCCCGTACGCGCTGGCGCAGACGGCCGGCGCCTTCGTGGCCGCGCTCATCGTCCGCTGGAACTACAGCGAGGCGCTCGCGAAGGCCGACCCCGGACACACCATCAAGACGCAGTCGGTGTTCTCCACGCTGCCTGCCAACGGCAACCCGGCGCTGCCGGTGCACGAGTGGGGCGCCTTCCGCGACCAGGTCATCGGCACCGCCATCCTGCTGCTGCTGATCCTGGCCGTCACCGACCTGCTCAACACCCCGCCCGGCTCGAACCTGGGCCCGTTCATCATCGGCCTGATCGTGGTCGCGATCGGCATGGCGTGGGGCACCAACGCGGGGTACGCGATCAACCCGGCCCGCGACTTCGGCCCCCGCCTGGCGAGCTTCCTCACCGGATACGGCGGGGCGTGGCGCGATCAGTACGGGAATCTCTACTTCTGGGTGCCGATCATCGGGCCGCTGATCGGCGGTCTGCTGGGCGCGGGACTCTACAAGGTCTTCGTCGGGCGCTTCCTGCCGTCCGCGGAGCCCGAGCCGCCGGGCCGTGTCCCGGCGCCCAAGGACTGACCACACCGGCCGGAGAGGCGGCACATCATGGCGGACTTCATCGGCGCGGTGGACCAGGGGACCACCAGCACCCGGTTCATGATCTTCGATCACGGCGGCAACGAGGTCGCCAAGCACCAGCTGGAGCACGAGCAGATCCTGCCCCGCTCCGGCTGGGTGGAGCACGATCCCGTGGAGATCTGGGAGCGCACCAACTCGGTGATGCAGAACGCGCTGCGGTACGGCGGACTGTCACCGACCGACCTGGTGGCCATCGGGATCACCAACCAGCGGGAGACCACGGTGGTCTGGGACCGGCGCAACGGGCGGCCCTACTACAACGCCATCGTCTGGCAGGACACCCGTACGGACGGCATCGCGGCGAACCTGGAGCGTTCCGGGAAGGGCGAGGTCATCCGCCGCAAGGCCGGGCTGCCGCCGGCGACGTACTTCTCCGGGGGCAAGATCCAGTGGATTCTGGAGAACGTCGACGGCGTGCGGGAGGCGGCGGAGGCCGGTCACGCGGTCTTCGGCAACACCGACGCCTGGATCCTGTGGAACCTGACCGGCGGACCGAACGGCGGCATCCACGCCACCGACGTCACCAACGCGAGCCGGACCATGCTGATGAACCTGGAGACCCTCGACTGGGACGACGAGCTCCTGGGCTTCTTCGGCATCCCCCGGTCGATGCTTCCCACGATCAACCCGTCCTCGGACCCGGAGGCGTACGGCTCCACCCGGACCTCCCGGCCGTTGAGCGCCGCCATCCCCATCGGGGGCGTCCTCGGCGACCAGCAGGCGGCCACCGTCGGCCAGGTCTGCTTCTCCCCCGGCGAGGCCAAGAACACCTACGGGACCGGAAACTTCCTGGTGCTGAACACCGGCAACGAGCTGGTCCGTTCGCGGAACGGCCTGCTCACCACGGTGGCCTACCAGTTCGGCGACAGCCCGGTGGTCTACGCGCTGGAGGGCTCCATCGCCGTGACCGGCTCCGCCGTGCAGTGGCTGCGTGACCAGATGAAGATCATCAAGTCCGCGGCGGAGAGCGAGGAACTGGCCCGGAGCGTCGAGGACAACGGCGGCGTCTACTTCGTCCCCGCGTTCTCCGGCCTGTTCGCCCCGTACTGGCGTTCCGACGCCCGCGGCGCGATCGTCGGCCTCGCCCGGTACAACGACAACGCCCACCTGGCACGCGCCACCCTGGAGGCCATCTGCTACCAGAGCCGCGACGTGGTCGAGGCCATGGAGCAGGACTCCGGGGTCCATCTCGACGTCCTCAAGGTGGACGGCGGTGTCACCGCCAACGACCTCTGCATGCAGATCCAGTCGGACGTCCTCGGCGTCCCGGTCAGCCGCCCCGTCGTCGCCGAGACGACCGCGCTCGGCGCCGCCTACGCGGCCGGCCTCGCCACCGGCTTCTGGCGGGACACCGACGAACTGCGCACCCAGTGGCACGAGTCGAAGCGCTGGGAGCCCAGGTGGACCGAGGAGCAGCGGGCCGAGGGCTACGCGGGCTGGAAGCGGGCGGTGGAGCGCACCCTCGACTGGGTGAAGGTGCCCTGACGCCCTCGCGTAGGTTGGGCCGGTCCCCTCCGCCATCCCGACGAGGACCGGCCCATGCCCAGCAGCACCGTGATCCGCCTGATCGAGCCCGCCGACGCCGTCCCCATCGCCGCCCACCGGGCGCGGGACGCCGAGGCGTTCCGGCGGTGGGAACCGGCCCAGCCGGCCGACCACTTCACTCCGGAGGGGCAGGAGGAGCGGATCGAGGGGCTGCTGGCCGGGTTCCGGGCCGGCACGGTCTGGCCGGGCGTGGTGCTCGCCGGCGACGAGGTGATCGGGCAGATCACCGTCGGAGGCATCCTGCCCCAGCCGCACCTGCGGCGGGGCTCCCTCGGCTATTGGATCGCCACCGTCGCCCAGAACCGGGGCCATGCCGGCGACGCCGTCGCGCTCGCGCTCCGGGTGATGCGGGAGGAACTCGGCCTGCACCGCGCGGAGGCGTCCACCAACCTGGAGAACCTGCCGTCGCAACGGGTGCTGCGCCGCAACGGGTTCACCCCGTACGGCGTCGCGCACTCCGCGATCCTCCTCGACGGAGCGTGGCGGGACGGGCTGCTGTGGGAACGCATCCTGGGCGACTGAGCGGGCGCGCGGGGGTCGCGCGGCAGGCCGAGTCCCGCCGGCGCCCCTACAGGCTCCGGCGGGACTCCCTCACCAGCAGTACCAGGAGGTACGCCCCGCCGAGGCACACCGTGACCGCGCCGGTGGGCAGGACCACGTCCGGAACGGCGTGCTGGGCCGCGATGTCCGCCCCGAGGAGCAGGAGCGCGCCGACGAGCGCGGAGCCCGCCAGGTCCACGGAAGTGCCGCGCCCGGTGAGGCGGCGGGCGATCTGCGGGGCGGCCAGGGCGACGAAGGAGATCGGACCGGCGGCGGCGGTCACCGCGGCGGTCGCGGCCACGCCGAGCACGACCAGCAGCAGCTTCGTGCGCTCGACGCGCACGCCCAGCATCGCCGCCGTGTCGTCGCCCAGTTCGAGCCAGCGCATCCGGCGCTGCGCCACCGGCGCCGCCAGGGCGACGCCCGCCAGCAGGACGGCGGCGGCCATCAGGGCGGGCCATCCGATGGCGCTCAGGGAGCCCGCGCCCCAGACCGCGGCCCGCAGCGCGGTGTCCACGTCGGCCTTCACCGAGAACCACGTGTTGACCGAGGACAGCAGCGCCCCGACCGCGATGCCCACGATGATGAGCCGGAAGCCCCGCACCCCGCGCCGGAACGCCAGCAGGTGGACGACGATGGCGGTGACGAGCCCGCCGGCCACCGCGCCCGCCGCGAGCGCCGTGTAGCCGCTCGCGCCCGCCAGCAGCATCAGGACGACGCCGGTGTACGAGCCGGTGGTGAAGCCTATGACGTCGGGGCTGCCGAGCGGGTTGCGGGTCAGGGACTGGAAGACCGCGCCGCCGGCGGCGAGAGCGGCCCCGAACAGGACGGCGGCGGCGATGCGCGGCGCCCGCCACTCCAGGACGACGGTGCGGACGCTGTCGCGGGCGGTGCCGGACACGACCGAGGCCAGGTCGCCGAGGCCGAGCGGGAAGCTGCCGAGGGTGAACGCCCACAGCGCCAGGGCGATCAGCGCGACCGTCAGCAGTCCGCAGACCGCCATCGAGCGCCGGGACGCCCGCAGGCTCAGGGAGCCCGCCCTGAGGACGAGTGCTCCGCTCACAGCTCCTTCACCCGGCTTCCGCGTACCAGCAGGATCAGGACGGGCGCGCCGATGAGCGGCATCATGACGCCCACCTGCAACTCGGCGGGGATCACGATCAGCCGGCCCAGCACGTCCGCGACCAGCACGATCACCGGGGCGAGGACGGCGGAGCAGGCGAGGATCCAGCGCCAGTCGGGCCCGGTGACCGGGCGCACGGCGTGCGGGACCATGAGGCCGACGAACATCAGCGGGCCCGCTGCGGCCGTCGCCGCACCGCACAGCAGGGCCACCGCGATCACCACCCCGCAGCGGACCGCGCCGACCCGCAGCCCCATGGCGCGCCCCGCGTCGTCGCCGAGCGCCATCGCGTTGAGCGGGCGGGCGCAGCAGGCGGCGACCACCAGGCCGGCCAGGACGAAGGGCAGGATGTCGCCCACGGTGCCGGCCGGGCGGTCGGTGACGGTGCCCGCCCCCCAGAACCGCATGCGGTCGAAGGTCTCCGTGTCGATCAGGGCGAGCGTCTGGGAGATGCCCACCAGGACCGCGGTGAAGGCGACCCCGACGAGGGTGAGGCGCACCGGGGTGGGCCCACCGCGTCCGCCGCTCGCGGCGAGGTAGACCACCGCCGAACCGGCGATCGCGCCGACGAGGGCGAAGGGCAGGTACTGGTCGATGCGGGTGACGCCGAAGACGGCCACGGCCAGGGTCAC
Proteins encoded in this window:
- a CDS encoding iron chelate uptake ABC transporter family permease subunit, whose amino-acid sequence is MSGALVLRAGSLSLRASRRSMAVCGLLTVALIALALWAFTLGSFPLGLGDLASVVSGTARDSVRTVVLEWRAPRIAAAVLFGAALAAGGAVFQSLTRNPLGSPDVIGFTTGSYTGVVLMLLAGASGYTALAAGAVAGGLVTAIVVHLLAFRRGVRGFRLIIVGIAVGALLSSVNTWFSVKADVDTALRAAVWGAGSLSAIGWPALMAAAVLLAGVALAAPVAQRRMRWLELGDDTAAMLGVRVERTKLLLVVLGVAATAAVTAAAGPISFVALAAPQIARRLTGRGTSVDLAGSALVGALLLLGADIAAQHAVPDVVLPTGAVTVCLGGAYLLVLLVRESRRSL
- a CDS encoding iron ABC transporter permease, with amino-acid sequence MAQALAPTTAPPPTAPSRPSRRRARRIVGLGMALGTLLVAVVLSVAIGSALLPLDVVWQALTAPDGSASHATISGARVDRTLLGIVVGAALGVAGALMQALTRNPLADPGVLGVNAGASFAVTLAVAVFGVTRIDQYLPFALVGAIAGSAVVYLAASGGRGGPTPVRLTLVGVAFTAVLVGISQTLALIDTETFDRMRFWGAGTVTDRPAGTVGDILPFVLAGLVVAACCARPLNAMALGDDAGRAMGLRVGAVRCGVVIAVALLCGAATAAAGPLMFVGLMVPHAVRPVTGPDWRWILACSAVLAPVIVLVADVLGRLIVIPAELQVGVMMPLIGAPVLILLVRGSRVKEL